In Leptodesmis sichuanensis A121, the following are encoded in one genomic region:
- a CDS encoding aspartate carbamoyltransferase catalytic subunit, whose translation MPVDQNSATEAEQFMYAESDPFSTFGMASSTWTRRHILSLADFMPSEYDMVLQTAVSFQEVLSRRTKKVPTLQGQVVTNLFFESSTRTRSSFELAAKRLSADILNFAPGTSSLTKGETILDTAKTYLAMGTDMMVIRHKEAGVPHAIAAEMDRLGVNVGVLNAGDGLHEHPSQALLDLFTICTLLDSEHPRLSLLEGKKIAIVGDILHSRVARSNIWSLTASGAEVHLAGPPTLLPKLFADFVGEQELGIRDQGLGVRNQGADFIQHSSPTPHTPHPTLPRKLFLHWHIEPALQDADYVMTLRLQKERMTSHLLPSLREYHQRFGITRDRLQLCQPEVKVLHPGPVNRGVEISSDLMDDPQFSLISQQVTSGVAVRMALLYLMGGSR comes from the coding sequence ATGCCTGTTGATCAGAATTCAGCGACGGAAGCGGAACAATTCATGTACGCTGAAAGCGATCCCTTTTCCACTTTTGGCATGGCTAGTAGTACATGGACGCGCCGCCACATTCTCTCCCTGGCTGACTTCATGCCGTCCGAATACGATATGGTGCTGCAAACAGCAGTCAGTTTCCAGGAAGTGCTGTCGCGACGCACGAAAAAAGTTCCCACCTTGCAGGGGCAGGTGGTGACGAACCTGTTTTTTGAGTCGTCTACCCGCACTCGCAGCAGCTTTGAATTGGCGGCGAAACGCCTGTCTGCCGATATTCTCAACTTCGCTCCCGGCACCTCCTCACTCACCAAGGGCGAAACGATTCTGGATACGGCCAAAACCTATCTGGCGATGGGCACCGATATGATGGTAATTCGCCACAAGGAGGCAGGCGTTCCTCATGCGATCGCTGCAGAAATGGATCGCTTAGGCGTAAACGTCGGTGTGCTGAATGCAGGTGATGGCCTGCACGAACACCCCTCCCAGGCATTGCTGGATTTGTTTACCATCTGCACCCTGCTGGATTCCGAACATCCCCGCCTGTCACTCCTGGAAGGCAAGAAAATTGCGATCGTCGGCGATATTCTCCATTCCCGCGTCGCCCGTTCCAACATCTGGAGCCTGACCGCCAGCGGTGCCGAAGTTCATCTCGCTGGCCCCCCGACCCTATTGCCAAAATTGTTTGCTGATTTTGTGGGAGAACAGGAATTAGGGATTAGGGATCAGGGATTAGGAGTTAGGAATCAAGGGGCAGATTTCATTCAACATTCTTCCCCCACACCCCACACCCCACACCCCACTCTCCCTCGCAAACTCTTCCTGCACTGGCACATTGAACCCGCGCTCCAGGATGCCGACTACGTGATGACACTCAGACTGCAAAAAGAACGGATGACCAGCCATCTCTTACCCAGTCTGCGGGAATATCATCAACGGTTTGGCATTACCCGCGATCGCCTGCAACTGTGCCAGCCAGAGGTGAAAGTGCTGCATCCCGGCCCGGTGAATCGGGGAGTCGAAATTAGTTCCGATCTGATGGATGATCCGCAATTCAGCCTGATTTCCCAGCAAGTCACCAGTGGTGTGGCGGTACGGATGGCCTTGCTGTACTTAATGGGTGGTAGTCGGTGA
- the thiL gene encoding thiamine-phosphate kinase, protein MNVQNIGEQGLLKCLQAFCPADIVGDDGAVLQVKPGRSLVVTTDVLVDGVHFSDRTTAPTDVGWRAAAANLSDLAAMGAIPLGITVGLGVPGTVSVDWVEQLYQGLFACLQRYETPIVGGDVVRSPVITVSITAFGDVKPDQIIRRGTAQPGQAIVTTGVHGASRAGLELLLHPNQGQSLSASDRTTLIHAHQRPTPRLDVLPILWAILNPSQPHPSPPTFPLTGMDSSDGLADAVIQICRASHVGARIDRCHIPLPAALTQWVSQEQAWQWALYGGEDFELVLCLPPAVAQQLVTQLGGGARIIGTITAESGVWLVDSSSTYPDEQLTFEQGFQHFSEEPK, encoded by the coding sequence GTGAACGTTCAGAATATTGGTGAGCAAGGTTTGTTGAAATGCCTGCAGGCATTCTGTCCGGCAGATATTGTGGGTGATGATGGGGCGGTGCTGCAGGTGAAACCGGGGCGATCGCTGGTCGTGACAACGGATGTGTTGGTGGATGGCGTGCATTTCAGCGATCGCACCACTGCTCCTACTGATGTTGGCTGGCGAGCCGCCGCTGCGAACCTATCCGACTTAGCCGCAATGGGGGCTATCCCACTGGGAATCACTGTAGGCTTAGGCGTTCCGGGAACCGTATCAGTAGATTGGGTGGAACAACTTTATCAGGGCTTGTTTGCTTGCTTACAGCGATACGAAACGCCGATCGTGGGAGGTGATGTGGTGCGATCGCCCGTAATCACCGTTTCTATTACCGCCTTTGGGGACGTAAAACCAGACCAAATTATCCGCCGGGGAACCGCTCAACCGGGACAGGCGATCGTGACTACCGGCGTTCACGGAGCCTCCCGCGCGGGCCTGGAACTCTTACTGCATCCCAATCAAGGCCAATCCCTGAGTGCCAGCGATCGCACTACCTTGATCCACGCCCACCAACGTCCCACTCCCCGCCTCGATGTCCTCCCTATTCTTTGGGCCATCCTCAACCCATCACAACCTCACCCCTCACCCCCTACTTTTCCCCTCACTGGAATGGACAGCAGCGATGGACTGGCCGATGCCGTCATTCAGATCTGCCGTGCCAGTCATGTTGGAGCCAGAATCGATCGCTGTCACATTCCGCTCCCTGCGGCCCTAACCCAGTGGGTTTCGCAAGAACAGGCCTGGCAGTGGGCTTTGTACGGCGGAGAAGATTTTGAGTTAGTGCTATGTCTTCCTCCTGCTGTGGCACAACAATTAGTCACTCAGCTAGGAGGAGGGGCGAGGATAATTGGTACAATCACTGCTGAATCAGGGGTTTGGTTGGTGGATTCCAGTAGCACCTATCCAGACGAGCAATTAACCTTTGAGCAAGGATTTCAACATTTTTCTGAAGAACCAAAGTGA